A region of the Flintibacter sp. KGMB00164 genome:
CCTTGATGGTCCGCCCGGCATCCAGCAGACTGTCCGCGGTGCCCGCGTCCAGCCAGGTGAAATCCTTCTCCAGAGGCACCACCTGGAGCTGACCCCGGTGGAGGTACTCCAGATTCACATCGGTGATCTCCAGCTCTCCCCGGGCGGAGGGCTTCAGATTTCCGGCGATCTCCATGACCTGGTTGTCATAGAAGTACAAACCGGGAATGACATAATTGGACTTGGGATGGCGGGGCTTCTCCTCGATGGAAATGGCCTTGCCGTCCTTGTCAAACTCCACCACGCCGAAGGGATGGGGGTCTTCCACCCAGTAACCGAACACGGTAGCTCCCTTCTCATTGGCGGCAGCCTGCTTCAGGGTATCGCCCAGGTTGGGCGCGTAGAAGATATTGTCTCCCAGCACCAGACACACCCGGTCCTCCCCCACAAATTCCCGGCCGATCAGCAGGGCGTCGGCAATGCCCCGGGCCACCGGCTGCTCGGCGTAAGTGATCTTCAGACCATACTGCTCACCGTCTCCCAGCAGAGCCCGGAAGGTATCCGTCTCATCCGGGGGAACGATGACCATGATGTCTGAAATTCCCGCCTGCATCAAAATGGCAATGGGATAGTAGATCAGGGGCTTGTCATACACAGGCAGCAGCGGCTTGCACACCGGCTTGGTCATGGGGTAGAGTCGGGTGCCCTTTCCGGCAGCCAATACGATTCCTTTCACAGCATCCTCCTGTTAACCGTCAGACCCGAACCGGGTCCATCACTTGTTCTATTCCAAGCCAGTGTACCATGTTTCCAGGGGCTTTTCAAGTAGAGCGCTCTTAAATCTTGTTTAAAATGACGCAAGGTTCTTCTTAAGGGTCGGGATCCCTGGTCAGTTTGCCCCATAAGACAAACGGGGCAGCGGGAAGTTCTCCCGCCGCCCCTGACCGTGATTTATTTCTGATTTTCCTGCCACCGGGTATACCACAGCTCCCGGACCTGCTCCTGGCCCCGAGTAAACCACTCCACGTTGTTCTGCTCCCCCGGCGAAATGTCGGTACAGCTGCTCAGTATGCCGCTTCCCCCTCCGGAGCCGTCCGGGACAGTAACGCCTTCGTACCAACCGTAGTCCTCCGGTGTCCCGCCCACGATCACATAATAGAGGTTCCCCTCCCCGTCCCACCAGGTATCCACATAGGGCATTTTCTCATCCACCTGATCGGTGACGTCCACCCGTTGGCCACGGGCCACCACCCACAGGCGGTTCTCTTCCAAGGAGACCACCAAAGGCTTTCCATTCTCATCATAGCCGTCTGAAGGATGGGCCTCCACATAGTGCTCTTCTCCGCTGTCGCCGATGGTGATCTGGCCGCCGCCTACCAGCTGAAAGATCCGCTCTCCGTATACCTCTGCACAGCTCCAGCCCACCAGCCCGAGGCACACAGTCAGCGCCGCTGCTACCAACAGGACCCGCCGCTTCTGCACACGTCTCCGGCCCACCCGGGCACGCACCAGTTCTTTGACCCGCTCCCGGTCCACAAGCCCTTCTCTGGGCTGCAATTCCTCATCCACATACCCGTTCATCAGTTCGGAAATCTTAATCTTCTTCAAAGATATATCCCTCCCGTTCCAGCTGCCGTTTCAGCTTTTCCCGGCCCCGGCGCAGCCGGGTCTTGGCGGTGGAGTGGTTCATTCCCATCTCCTCCGCCGCCTTTTCTACGGTCTGACCATAGTAGTAGTGGCGGACAAACAGCTCCCGGTCCGATGGCTCTAACGCCTCCAAGGCTGCCCGCACCAGCTGCGCCGCCTCACGGGTCTCCAGCTCCCGCTGAGGGCTGTCCTGGGCCAGTACCAGGATATCCTCCTCCAGAGGCAGCAGCTCCCGCCGGTCCCGCAGCCGATTCAGCGCCCGGTTCCGGACTACTGTTGCCAGCCAGCTCTTTACCTTTCCCGGCTGCAGCTTCTTCCGTTCCCGCCAGGCACACAGAAAGACGTCCGCCGTCAGTTCCTCCCACTCTTGGGGGCAGCCCGGCATCATCCGGGCGGCGATGGCGGCGACATAAGGGGTGTAATGCTCAATCAGAGCCTCCAGTCCCGCCGGGTCGCCCCGGTGCAGCCTCTTTAATACTTCCTGTTCGTCGATGTTCTCCGCCTCCTCTCTGTTTTGACGCGTCTACCCTATAAACACAGTTCCCCGCCTCTTGGTTTCAAATTTGGGCAGAAAAAATCCGCCCCCTCACTTGGAGGGGGCGGACAAGATCATGATGTATTGCCAAACTAGGCTCAGCCCAGGGTGACCAGCAGGTCGTCAGTGTTGACGGCGGTGCCCACCACAGCGGACACGGACTTGACAGTGCCGTCCACGGGAGCGGAGACTTCGATCTCCATCTTCATGGCTTCCAGCACCACCAGCACATCACCGGCCTTCACGGCCTGGCCGGGCTTGCACTCCACCTTAAAGATGTTGCCGGGCATGGGGCTGTTGACGGCAGTCTCGCCGGCAGCCACAGCGGCGGGGGCAGCGGCAGGAGCCGCAGCGGGGGCGGGAGCAGCCGCAGGAGCCGCGGCGGGAGCGGGAGCAGCCACAGGGGCAGCGGGAGCAGCAGCCACAGGAGCGGCGGCTACGGGAGCGGCGGCAGCGGCGGGAGCGTCAGCGCGCTCCACGGAGACCTGGAAGGGCTTGCCGTCGATGGTAATGGTAAAGGTACCGGTGCAATCGCCCTGGCTGCCCATCTTCAGGTGAGGAGGCTGATAGGAAGCGGCAAAGGCGGGGATGGGACGGCTGGTGTAGCCGGGCACCGCAGGAGCGGGAACCTCAGCATAGTACACAGGACCCTGCCAGGCGGGAGTGGGCGCAGGAGCGGGGGCCGCCTTGGGGGCGGGAGCCGCCTTCTTGGGCTCCTCCTTGGCGGGGAAACCGGCCTCGCGGTCCTTGAAGAAGGCCATGGCCACCTGGGGGAAGGCGATGTAGCTCAGCACGTCCTCGTCGCTCTTGGCGGTGGCGCCCAGCTCCTTCTTGGTCTTCTCGAACTCAGGCTCCAGGCTGTCGGCGAAGCGGCCCTTCACCAGGGGGGTGTCGCCCAGGATCTTCTTCTGGATGGCGGGATCAATGGGAGCGGGAGTACGGCCGTACTCGCCGCGGCAGTAAGCCTTGATCTCCTTGCCGACCACCTTGTAGCGCTCGCCGGCCAGCACGTTCTGCACAGCCTGAGAACCAACCATCTGGCTGGTGGGGGTGACCAGAGGAGGATAGCCCATATCCTTGCGGACCTTGGGAGTCTCTTCCAGCACCTGGTCCAGCTTGTCGATGGCGTTCATCATCTTCAGCTGGGAGATGAGGTTGGACAGCATGCCGCCGGGGATCTGGTAGTTGAGGCACTGGGTATCAGTGGACATGGAGATGGGATCCAGAGTGCCGCTCTTGAGGAAGTCGGCCCGGACGCCCTTGAAGAAGTCGGCCATCTCGGTCAGGGCCTTGTCGTTCAGGTCAACCTGATAGCCCATCTGACGGATGGAGTAGGCCACGGACTCGGTGGCGGGCTGAGAGGTGCCGCCGGAGAAGGGAGAAATGGCAGTATCCAGCACGTCGGCGCCGGCCTCCACAGCCTTGAGCTGGGTCATGTAGGCCAGACCGGTGGTGCAGTGGGTGTGGATGACCAGAGGCAGCTCAGGCACGGCGTCCTTGATGGCGGAAACCAGGTCGTAGGCCTCCTTGGGGCCCATCAGACCGGCCATGTCCTTGATGCAGATGGACTTTACGCCCATGCTCTTCAGGTCCTTGACCATCTTCACGTAGTTCTCCAGGGTGTGCACGGGGCTGGTGGTATAGGAGATGGTACCGGAAGCGTGAGCGCCCTGCTTGACGGTCTCATCAATGGCCACTTCCAGGTTGCGCACGTCGTTGAGGGCGTCGAAAATACGGATGATATCGATACCGTTCTTCACGGAGTACTCGACAAACTTACGTACCACATCGTCGGGATAGTGCTTATAGCCCAGGATGTTCTGGCCGCGCAGCAGCATCTGCAGCTTGGTGTTGGGCATCTTGGCGCGGATCTTGCGCAGACGCTCCCAGGGATCTTCCCGCAGGTAACGCAGACACACGTCAAAGGTGGCGCCGCCCCAGACCTCGGCGGAGTAGAAGCCAGCCTTATCCATGGTCTCCAGGATGGGCTCAAACTTGCTGTAGGGAAGCCGGGTGGCGATCAGCGACTGATTCGCGTCACGCAGCACAGTTTCCGTAAACTGGACCTTTCTCATTCTGAATCAACCTCCATGTTGCTTGTCTCGCAATTTGCAGGTCTGCTTGCATTCAAACCTGACAAGTGACGCCGGCTAGGGCGCCGGAAGACTCACTTATTAGTATTTTAGTATATCTCGCTCCGCAACGCAACCCCCTGAGTCCAAATAATTGACAAATTCTTGGGTTTACCGTTCCCGGGCTTCCTGCATTTTGGAGCAAATAAAAAAGCCGCCGGCAGTTGGGAAGGAAAACCGCCGCGGCTTTTAAAGATCGGTATTATCCATATTGTCCATGCCTCTCACCGGTCGCTGCACGGCTGAGACATCTCCCGGCCGTTGAGAGTCTCACCGGCGAAGATCAGATCATCGATATCCCGGTCTTCCCGTACCAGGCTCCAAATGCTGTTGGAGTCCCGCTTCACCATCGTCATGCTGTTCACCTCCTTTTTTCTTCTTTTCCGGCGGCATAGCCTCCCGCAAAATGCAGGGAAAATATCCATCGCCGCCGCATCCTGCAAGTTTCCCAAACAAAGAAAACACCGCGAAAACCATCCGGCCCGGAGCGATCCAACGGCGCTCCACCGGTTATTTCCGCGGGTAAAATCTATGAAATTGGTCATTTCTCAAAGATCAATTCATCTATTTAGGGACCCTGCTCGGAAACACCCGCCAGGCGAGACTTTTCTTTTTTCGCCTAGCTGAAGTTATTTTAGAGCAGTTATGAAAAAATGTCAAGTGTTCCCGTATTAAAATGCAGTTAAGATTTTCTTTTCTTGCATTTTTATTTTCTGGCAAAAGAAAAAAGCCCGCAGGGGCTCTCCCCCACGGGCTTTTCATCCAAAGGCTCAATCCACGTCCGCAGCCGCGTCATACACCGGCCGGGAACTTCCGGAACTGGCGGCAGCAGCGGCTCCCGCAGCAGCGCGGAAGCGGGCACGGGACTTCTTGATCTCGTCGTAGGCCTCAGCCACCGCCTCTTCCGTGCGGCGCAGCGCGTCTTCGCAGTACTCGTTGGCCGAGCGCTTCAGCTCCCGGCTGCGCTCCTCGGCCTGCTGCATCATCTCGTTGGCCCGCTGCTTGGCCTGGAGGGTGATGACATCCTCCGACACCATCTGCCGGGCCTTATCCTCGGCCGCCTTCCGGATGGCCTCCGCCTCCCGCTTGGCCGAAGAGAGCATGTCTGCCCGGGTGGCCATGACCTTCTTGGCCTCGGTCAGCTCCACAGGGAACTGGGCACGGATATCGTCAATAAGATCCAACGCACGGTCCCGCTCAATCATACATTTATCGCTGGACAGGGGCACATTTTTGGCCTCGTCCACCATGTCGAACAACATGTCCAGCAGTTCTTCCACACCGCTCGCCATCTGTCAACCCTTCCTTTCCTGCAATTCCTTCATGCGCTGATTCACATCAGCCACGATTTCCCGGGGAATGAACTCCTCCAGGTTGGCTCCATACCGGGCCATCTCCTTGACCACCGTGGAGCTTAAGTAGGTGTATTTCTCACTGGAGGCCAGGAACATGGTCTCCAGACCAGGGTTCAGCTTGCGGTTGATGACCGCCATCTGTACCTCCTGCTCAAAGTCGGACACGGCACGCAGACCCTTGACCACCACATGGGCCTTCCGCCGTTTGGCGTAGGCGGCCAGCAGGCCCTCGGCAAAGTCCACTTCCACATTGGGAAAACGGGCGGTAGAGCGCCGCAGCAGCTCCACCCGCTCCTCGGGGGTAAACATACCGTGCTTGTTGGAGTTGATCATCACGCACACAATGAGCTTGTCAAAGCACAGAGCGGCGCGCTTGATAATATTCAAATGCCCCAGCGTCACCGGGTCAAAGCTGCCGGGGTAGATTGCGATTTTCATCCGTGGAGTTCCCTCCCAGTTTTCCGGTAGATGGTCAGCTTGATCTTGCCGTACCGGTACTCCTTTCCCCGCTCATAGGGGGCGTTCAGCGTGGGCAAAACCTTGTCCAGCGCACTTTCGCACACCATTATACCATGTTCCCGAAGAATGTCAAATGCAGCGATGGCCTCCACCGCCCGCTCCAGCAGGTCGGCGCGGTAGGGCGGATCCAGGAAAATCACGTCGAACTGTTCCCCGCAGGTCTGGAGAAAACCCAGGGAATCTCCCTGCACCACCCGGCCTTTTCCGGCCAAATCCGTCACTTTTAAATTGTTTTTGATGAGGGTCACCGCATCGCTGCGCTGGTCCACAAAGGTGCAGTGCTCCGCGCCCCGGGACAGGGCCTCGATTCCCAGCTGGCCGGTTCCTCCAAACAGATCCAGGATTTTCCTTCCCGGCACCTCAAACTGTACGATGTTGAACAGGGCCTCTTTTACCCGGTCGGTGGTAGGGCGGGTCTCCATTCCCTCCAGCTCTCCCAGCCGACGTCCCCTGGCGGTTCCTGAAATCACGCGCATATCGGTCACCTCACATCCAAAGTATTCATTCTTAATCCTTCGTCTCTTCCCTGCGGAAGAACTGATATACCGCCTGTGCCGTGTTTTTCGGCACCACCTTTTCCAACTCCTCCAAAGGAGCCTGGCGGATGGCTTTGACGCTCTTGAATGCTTTCAGCAGCTGGGCGCGCCGCTTCTCCCCCACTCCGGGGATCTGGTCCAGCACGGAGCCCTGGACCCGTCCTTTCCGCTGTTGGCGGTTAAACTCAATGGCAAAACGGTGGGTCTCCTCCTGGATCTGACCGATGAGAGCAAACACCGCCGGGATGGCCTGGATGCCGATCTCCCGCCCGTCAGGAGCTACCAGAGCCCGGGTACGGTGACGGTCGTCCTTCACCATGCCGAAGGCGGGGATGTCCAGGCCGAAGTCATCCAGCACCCGCCGGGCGATCTTCACGTGGTTCTCGCCGCCGTCAATGAGCATCAGGTCGGGGAGGGTTCCAAACTTCTCGTCCCCGTCCAGATACCGCTGAAAGCGCCGGGTGAGCACCTGCTCCATAGAGGCATAGTCGTCGGGCCCGGTCAGGTCCTTGATTTTAAAACGGCGGTAGTCCCGCTTCAGCGGCCGCCCGTTCTCAAAGACCACCATGGAGGCCACCATGTCATCCGCGCCGGTGTTGGAGATGTCGTAGGACTCGGTGCGCCGGGGGGCCTGCTCCAGACCCAGCATCTTCCCCAAGGCCTCCAGCAGTTTATTTTGCCGCTCTTCCCGGGTGGTGGCCCGGGTGACCTCCTCCACGGCGTTCTGGTTGGCCAGTTTGATGAGGTCCATTTTGGCTCCCCGCTGGGGGGTAATGAGCTCCACCCGCCGCCCGGCCTGCTCACTGAGCATCCGGGTAAGCGGCACCTGGTCATCCAGTTCGCAGGGAAGCAAAATCTGCCGGGGCAGGCGGCTGCGCCCGGCGTAATACTGTCGCAGCAGGGCTGAGAGGATCTCCCCCGTCTCCTCCTCCATGGGCCGCTCCATCAGGTCCATGTCCTTGGCGGCCAGTTCCCCGTCCAGATAGTGGAGCACCACAAAGCAGCTTTTGGCCTCGCCCCGGAAAAATCCGGTCACGTCGGTGTCGGCCAGGGAGCCTGCCACCACCTTCTGCCGCTCTCCCAGCAGCTGGATGGCCTTGATGCGATCCCGAATCTGAGCGGCCTTTTCAAAGCGCAGCTCCTCGGCGGCCTGCTCCATCTGGGCAGTGAGGTCTGCCTTGACCTCCTTAAATTTCCCCTCCAGCAGGGACACTGCCTGGGCGATGGCCTGGTCGTAGCGCTCTTTTGTCATCTCCCGGCGGCAGTAGCCGTCGCACTTGCCCATATGGAAATTGAGGCAGGGGCGTTCCTTGCCGATGTCCCGAGGGAACTGCCTGCGGCAGGTGGGCAG
Encoded here:
- the rfbA gene encoding glucose-1-phosphate thymidylyltransferase RfbA; this translates as MKGIVLAAGKGTRLYPMTKPVCKPLLPVYDKPLIYYPIAILMQAGISDIMVIVPPDETDTFRALLGDGEQYGLKITYAEQPVARGIADALLIGREFVGEDRVCLVLGDNIFYAPNLGDTLKQAAANEKGATVFGYWVEDPHPFGVVEFDKDGKAISIEEKPRHPKSNYVIPGLYFYDNQVMEIAGNLKPSARGELEITDVNLEYLHRGQLQVVPLEKDFTWLDAGTADSLLDAGRTIKEIQDETGRYVGCLEELGLQEGWINQDHVHAIGDELSMTLYGKYLQCL
- a CDS encoding sigma-70 family RNA polymerase sigma factor yields the protein MPGCPQEWEELTADVFLCAWRERKKLQPGKVKSWLATVVRNRALNRLRDRRELLPLEEDILVLAQDSPQRELETREAAQLVRAALEALEPSDRELFVRHYYYGQTVEKAAEEMGMNHSTAKTRLRRGREKLKRQLEREGYIFEED
- a CDS encoding pyruvate carboxylase subunit B, giving the protein MRKVQFTETVLRDANQSLIATRLPYSKFEPILETMDKAGFYSAEVWGGATFDVCLRYLREDPWERLRKIRAKMPNTKLQMLLRGQNILGYKHYPDDVVRKFVEYSVKNGIDIIRIFDALNDVRNLEVAIDETVKQGAHASGTISYTTSPVHTLENYVKMVKDLKSMGVKSICIKDMAGLMGPKEAYDLVSAIKDAVPELPLVIHTHCTTGLAYMTQLKAVEAGADVLDTAISPFSGGTSQPATESVAYSIRQMGYQVDLNDKALTEMADFFKGVRADFLKSGTLDPISMSTDTQCLNYQIPGGMLSNLISQLKMMNAIDKLDQVLEETPKVRKDMGYPPLVTPTSQMVGSQAVQNVLAGERYKVVGKEIKAYCRGEYGRTPAPIDPAIQKKILGDTPLVKGRFADSLEPEFEKTKKELGATAKSDEDVLSYIAFPQVAMAFFKDREAGFPAKEEPKKAAPAPKAAPAPAPTPAWQGPVYYAEVPAPAVPGYTSRPIPAFAASYQPPHLKMGSQGDCTGTFTITIDGKPFQVSVERADAPAAAAAPVAAAPVAAAPAAPVAAPAPAAAPAAAPAPAAAPAAAPAAVAAGETAVNSPMPGNIFKVECKPGQAVKAGDVLVVLEAMKMEIEVSAPVDGTVKSVSAVVGTAVNTDDLLVTLG
- the coaD gene encoding pantetheine-phosphate adenylyltransferase; the encoded protein is MKIAIYPGSFDPVTLGHLNIIKRAALCFDKLIVCVMINSNKHGMFTPEERVELLRRSTARFPNVEVDFAEGLLAAYAKRRKAHVVVKGLRAVSDFEQEVQMAVINRKLNPGLETMFLASSEKYTYLSSTVVKEMARYGANLEEFIPREIVADVNQRMKELQERKG
- the rsmD gene encoding 16S rRNA (guanine(966)-N(2))-methyltransferase RsmD, which codes for MRVISGTARGRRLGELEGMETRPTTDRVKEALFNIVQFEVPGRKILDLFGGTGQLGIEALSRGAEHCTFVDQRSDAVTLIKNNLKVTDLAGKGRVVQGDSLGFLQTCGEQFDVIFLDPPYRADLLERAVEAIAAFDILREHGIMVCESALDKVLPTLNAPYERGKEYRYGKIKLTIYRKTGRELHG
- the uvrC gene encoding excinuclease ABC subunit UvrC; this translates as MTFDELKEKAHALPLKPGVYIMQDVHSTVIYVGKAKALKNRVSQYFQDSASHTEKTRAMVSQIDHFDVIIADSEFEALVLENSLIKRHQPRYNILLKDDKGYPYIRLSKEEYPRFSLANRVAEDGARYFGPYASRHSTQQIVDALRTALRLPTCRRQFPRDIGKERPCLNFHMGKCDGYCRREMTKERYDQAIAQAVSLLEGKFKEVKADLTAQMEQAAEELRFEKAAQIRDRIKAIQLLGERQKVVAGSLADTDVTGFFRGEAKSCFVVLHYLDGELAAKDMDLMERPMEEETGEILSALLRQYYAGRSRLPRQILLPCELDDQVPLTRMLSEQAGRRVELITPQRGAKMDLIKLANQNAVEEVTRATTREERQNKLLEALGKMLGLEQAPRRTESYDISNTGADDMVASMVVFENGRPLKRDYRRFKIKDLTGPDDYASMEQVLTRRFQRYLDGDEKFGTLPDLMLIDGGENHVKIARRVLDDFGLDIPAFGMVKDDRHRTRALVAPDGREIGIQAIPAVFALIGQIQEETHRFAIEFNRQQRKGRVQGSVLDQIPGVGEKRRAQLLKAFKSVKAIRQAPLEELEKVVPKNTAQAVYQFFRREETKD